A single region of the Melopsittacus undulatus isolate bMelUnd1 chromosome 10, bMelUnd1.mat.Z, whole genome shotgun sequence genome encodes:
- the NDFIP1 gene encoding NEDD4 family-interacting protein 1: MAAAEPGCGRYKQLQNEEEPGETAPVLNDAPPPYSSISAESTAYFDYKDESGFPKPPSYNVATTLPSYDEAERTKAEATIPLVPGRDDEFVTRDDFDDTDQLRIGNDGIFMLTFFMAFLFNWIGFFLSFCLTTSAAGRYGAISGFGLSLIKWILIVRFSTYFPGYFDGQYWLWWVFLVLGFLLFLRGFINYAKVRKMPDTFSTLPRTRVLFIY, from the exons ATGGCGGCTGCAGAGCCCGGCTGCGGCCGGTACAAGCAG ctgcagaatgAAGAGGAGCCAGGCGAGACTGCACCCGTGCTGAATGATGCCCCTCCACcttacagcagcatttctgcagagaGTACAG CTTATTTTGACTACAAGgatgagtcaggatttcctAAGCCTCCATCTTACAATGTGGCCACAACACTGCCTAGTTACGATGAGGCAGAGAGAACCAAGGCTGAAGCCACAATCCCCTTGGTTCCTGGAAGG GATGATGAATTTGTGACCCGGGATGACTTTGACGACACTGACCAGCTGAGGATAGGAAATGATGGCATTTTCATGCTGACTTTCTTCA TGGCATTCCTCTTCAACTGGATTggatttttcctgtctttctgtctGACTACTTCAGCTGCAGGACGATATGGGGCCATTTCTGGGTTTGGTCTGTCTCTCATTAAGTGGATTCTTATTGTCAGG ttctcCACCTATTTTCCTGGTTACTTTGATGGCCAGTACTGGCTCTGGTGGGTCTTCCTTGTACTAG GCTTTCTGCTGTTCCTCAGAGGGTTTATTAATTATGCAAAGGTTCGGAAGATGCCAGACACCTTCTCCACTCTCCCCAGAACCAGAGTTCTCTTTATTTACTAA